One Halorussus salinus genomic region harbors:
- a CDS encoding MarR family transcriptional regulator: MAIEKDGPTDAHRTVLELLALEPPSSGRSEKMRLNPTSITRSTGYKNSSYIVRICRELEEEGLIEREEPGYYEITARGRVYLEGELTLD; the protein is encoded by the coding sequence ATGGCTATCGAGAAGGATGGTCCAACGGATGCCCACCGGACTGTCCTTGAACTGCTTGCGTTGGAGCCACCATCGAGCGGTCGGTCTGAGAAAATGCGCCTTAATCCGACCTCTATCACTCGTTCTACCGGCTATAAGAACAGCAGTTACATCGTGCGAATTTGCCGTGAACTCGAAGAGGAGGGATTGATTGAACGCGAGGAGCCGGGATATTACGAAATCACGGCCCGTGGTCGCGTCTATCTTGAGGGCGAATTGACGCTCGACTGA
- a CDS encoding MarR family transcriptional regulator has translation MALEENGPTDAHRAILELLALETPPSSRSDKMRLSPKCLTQSAGYKDSSHIGVVCRELRDAELVEREDPGYYSINWRGRAYLEGELTLD, from the coding sequence ATGGCTTTGGAAGAGAATGGACCGACTGACGCACATCGAGCCATTCTCGAACTCTTGGCGCTCGAAACCCCGCCTTCTTCTCGCTCCGATAAAATGCGGCTCTCTCCAAAATGTCTCACCCAGAGTGCTGGCTACAAAGACTCTAGCCATATCGGAGTTGTCTGCCGAGAATTGCGTGATGCCGAGTTGGTCGAGCGGGAGGACCCCGGCTATTATTCGATTAATTGGCGTGGCCGTGCCTATCTTGAGGGCGAATTGACGCTCGACTGA